Genomic window (Bacteroidota bacterium):
GCTGTATGCTTTAAAAGCTGTTATCGGCGAACGGAATATCGACGAGATACTTGTGTATGGAGGCGTATCCTGCATCTTCTGGACACTCGTATTCCAGACCACCATAAAATATATCTGGCTTACGCTGAAGGCTGATAACGACGGTGAAGGCGGCATTTTCTCACTCTACGCACTGGTTCGCAAACACAGTAAAAAGCTTGTCATTCCCACCATACTGGGTGCTACCACCCTGCTTGCCGATGGTATCATCACGCCACCCATTTCAGTAACATCGGCTGTTGAAGGGCTTGAAATGATTACACCCAACATACCCGTTGTTCCCATCGTAATCGTGATTTTATCGCTGCTGTTTTTCTTTCAGCGATTCGGAACACAAAAAGTGGGCGGCGTTTTCGGTCCTGTTATGATGATTTGGTTCAGCTTATTGTTTGCCATGGGTTTCTCGCAGATTCTCCATTATCCGGGCGTGTTAAAAGCTGTGAATCCTTACTATGCCTTTGAATTGCTGGCAAAATACCCCAATGGTTACTGGCTGCTGGGTGCCGTATTTCTTTGTACAACGGGCGCCGAAGCACTGTATTCAGATCTCGGGCACTGCGGTCGTAAAAATATCAGGATTTCCTGGATGTTCGTAAAAGTAACGCTTGTAACAAATTATCTGGGGCAGGCTGCATGGGTTATGCATCAGGACGGAACAACGCTGAGCGGACGCAATCCGTTCTTTGAAATGATGCCGTCGTGGTTTCTGTTTCCGGGTATTATCATTGCAACGCTGGCAACCATCATTGCATCGCAGGCACTCATCAGCGGTTCATTCACGCTGATAAGTGAAGCCATGAACCTCAACTTCTGGCCGCGCATCACCGTGCGCCAGCCTACCGATCTCAAAGGTCAGATCTACATTCCGAGTGTCAATAATATTCTGTGGTTCGGATGTATTTTGATGGTTCTCTATTTTAAGTCGTCCACCAATATGGAAGCGGCTTACGGTTTTTCAATCACCATTGCCATGATGATGACCACCGTGCTGCTCACGTATTTCCTGCGTTACAGACAAAAGTGGCCTGTTCTCTTAATTGTACTCGTGCTGCTGGTATTCGGTACCATTGAAACATCATTCTTCATCACCAATGTAGCGAAGATAAAACAGCGCTGGATGTTCCTGTTCTTCGAACTGTTTATTTTCACAACGATGTACGCATGGTTTTATGCACGCAAGATACACAACCGGTTCACGAAATTTGTTCAGGTCGGAAAATTTGCAAACCGCCTTATCTGCCTGAGCAAAGACACCTCTATCCCCAAATTCTCGACACACCTCATTTATCTCACC
Coding sequences:
- a CDS encoding KUP/HAK/KT family potassium transporter, giving the protein MKTNSIHSRRVTVASLLVALGIIYGDIGTSPLYALKAVIGERNIDEILVYGGVSCIFWTLVFQTTIKYIWLTLKADNDGEGGIFSLYALVRKHSKKLVIPTILGATTLLADGIITPPISVTSAVEGLEMITPNIPVVPIVIVILSLLFFFQRFGTQKVGGVFGPVMMIWFSLLFAMGFSQILHYPGVLKAVNPYYAFELLAKYPNGYWLLGAVFLCTTGAEALYSDLGHCGRKNIRISWMFVKVTLVTNYLGQAAWVMHQDGTTLSGRNPFFEMMPSWFLFPGIIIATLATIIASQALISGSFTLISEAMNLNFWPRITVRQPTDLKGQIYIPSVNNILWFGCILMVLYFKSSTNMEAAYGFSITIAMMMTTVLLTYFLRYRQKWPVLLIVLVLLVFGTIETSFFITNVAKIKQRWMFLFFELFIFTTMYAWFYARKIHNRFTKFVQVGKFANRLICLSKDTSIPKFSTHLIYLTKANNRDEIEEKIINSIFAKKPKRADLYWFVHINRTEQPYTLNYDVTELIEDKLIKINIHVGFRVQPKTELYFKKIVQELSDNKELNLHVMPDGSTTYNDEPDFKFVVFEKFLSVENEFSIRDGLLLNSYFLLKRLGQSDQKAFGLDKSDVTIEQVPLVYHPIRKVGLVRNSS